From Scomber scombrus chromosome 13, fScoSco1.1, whole genome shotgun sequence, a single genomic window includes:
- the tbccd1 gene encoding TBCC domain-containing protein 1, which produces MEADLLSIWPRMEPFLLGALQVAPSSKLGLHYLRKMAIYVRTRDGCFPVLGWPMWRHIACGKLQLPEELAWLYFETFDLHIGHTPEERLEWAECLSQCTSKCELDQQRNKLSVDTLRFLLFLYIQQLNRVSLRTSLIGEEWPSPRTRSPSPSDREAKTSSQNKNWDDQAHLSFVQSHLAEILELLVEPGQLSHSGQALRDCQISLEAVRSLGLLLEGSTSHARVVQPVHRLLTKGPLQTTAGYCALNRSFPLHKLLSCLQHSLTLNPFGITACLRSGKKLAWAQQVEGAMKRAKIARNTHMAPPGSKMVLMSQVFKQTLAKTSDKLTGANIKIHRCSDAFIYLLSPLRSVSVDKCRDSTVVLGPVETNVHIYSCQNVRVVCVAGRIAIGASSRCTIHVLTPTRPVLLPGNTDITLGPLHTFYPSLEDHMASVGLAVVPNAWDQPLLLGAEGLVNTSLNTPSNPDSACYRLLPPAEFHTLVVPFQMEGDTCEVPGGLPPLYQAAVDEKQKRIQNWQKTVMEARLTKEQKRQFQEIVEVKFHEWLLETGHRQELDSLIPPTIAPPKASDGPSTDTPQVNDNKYIKTGRAVGQSPMAC; this is translated from the exons ATGGAGGCAGACCTTCTGAGCATATGGCCGCGTATGGAACCCTTCCTACTGGGTGCCCTACAG GTGGCCCCATCTTCCAAGCTCGGCCTGCACTATCTTCGGAAGATGGCGATCTACGTGCGAACCCGGGATGGCTGCTTCCCTGTTTTGGGCTGGCCAATGTGGCGGCATATCGCATGTGGAAAGCTACAGCTTCCAGAAGAGCTCGCTTGGCTCTACTTTGAGACCTTCGACCTTCATATTGGCCACACACCTGAGGAGAGGTTGGAGTGGGCGGAGTGTCTTTCCCAGTGCACTTCAAAATGCGAGCTGGACCAACAAAGGAACAAG CTGTCTGTGGACACACTACggttcctcctcttcctctacatCCAGCAGCTGAACCGTGTGTCTCTGCGAACCTCTCTGATCGGTGAAGAGTGGCCCAGTCCCCGCACTCGCTCCCCCTCTCCATCAGACCGAGAGGCCAAGACCAGCTCCCAGAACAAG AACTGGGATGACCAGGCCCACCTGTCATTCGTGCAGAGCCATCTAGCTGAGATTTTGGAGCTGCTGGTGGAGCCAGGCCAGCTGTCACACTCTGGACAGGCCCTGCGAGACTGCCAG ATATCCCTGGAGGCTGTGCGGAGCTTGGGCCTGCTCTTGGAGGGCTCGACTAGCCACGCCAGAGTTGTTCAGCCTGTCCACAGGCTGCTGACCAAAGGCCCCCTCCAGACAACAGCTGGCTACTGTGCACTCAACCGCTCCTTCCCCCTGCACAAGCTACTCTCCTGTCTCCAACACAGCCTGACACTCAACCCTTTTGGGATAACTGCCTGCTTGCGCTCGGGAAAGAAACTAGCCTGGGCCCAACAAG TGGAGGGGGCCATGAAGAGAGCCAAGATAGCCCGAAACACCCATATGGCTCCACCTGGCAGTAAGATGGTGCTGATGTCCCAGGTCTTTAAACAGACCCTAGCCAAAACCTCTGACAAGCTGACTGGTGCCAACATCAAAATCCACAGATGCTCTGATGCCTTCATATACCTGCTGTCACCTCTCAG ATCAGTCAGCGTGGACAAATGCAGAGACAGCACGGTTGTTCTGGGTCCTGTTGAGACCAACGTCCACATCTACAGCTGTCAGAACGTGCGGGTGGTGTGCGTGGCAGGCAGGATTGCTATCGGAGCCTCCTCGCGCTGCACCATCCACGTCTTGACGCCCACCCGCCCTGTGCTGCTACCTGGAAACACAGACATTACCCTGGGGCCTCTTCACACTTTTTACCCTTCGTTGGAGGATCATATGGCCAGTGTGGGGCTGGCTGTGGTCCCCAACGCCTGGGACCAGCCCTTGCTTCTGGGGGCCGAGGGCCTTGTCAACACTTCGCTCAACACCCCTTCAAATCCAGACTCTGCTTGCTACCGCCTTCTGCCCCCAGCTGAGTTTCACACTCTAGTTGTGCCTTTCCAGATGGAGGGGGACACATGTGAGGTGCCGGGGGGATTGCCTCCTCTATATCAGGCAGCAGTTGATGAAAAGCAGAAGAGGATACAGAACTGGCAGAAGACTGTGATGGAGGCACGGCTAACCAA ggAGCAGAAGCGTCAGTTCCAGGAGATAGTGGAGGTCAAGTTCCACGAGTGGCTTCTGGAGACGGGGCACAGGCAGGAACTCGACAGCCTTATCCCACCCACGATAGCCCCTCCGAAGGCCTCCGACGGGCCCTCGACGGACACGCCCCAAGTTAATGATAACAAATATATTAAGACTGGACGGGCAGTGGGACAGTCACCTATGGCTTGTTGA
- the crygs2 gene encoding crystallin, gamma S2, which yields MGRIVFYEDKNFQGRRYECDSDCSDFHAYLSRCNSIRVESGAWVVYERPNYMGYQYVLTRGEYPEYQRWMGLNDRLSSCKMVHFTSGSQYKMQLYEKADFGGQAFEATEDCPSLLEKFRWREVNSCKVFDGWWVFYEHPNYRGRQYFLEKGEYRKPGDWGAVSPTIQSFRRFTE from the exons ATGGGCAGG ATTGTCTTCTACGAGGACAAGAACTTCCAGGGCCGCCGCTATGAGTGTGACAGCGACTGCTCTGATTTCCACGCTTACCTGAGCCGCTGCAACTCCATCCGAGTGGAGAGTGGGGCCTGGGTGGTGTACGAGAGGCCCAACTACATGGGATACCAGTATGTCCTGACCAGGGGGGAGTACCCAGAGTACCAGCGCTGGATGGGCCTCAACGACCGCCTCAGCTCCTGCAAGATGGTCCACTTT ACCAGCGGGTCCCAGTACAAGATGCAGCTGTATGAGAAGGCAGACTTCGGGGGCCAGGCCTTTGAGGCCACGGAGGATTGTCCCTCACTCCTGGAGAAGTTCCGTTGGAGGGAGGTCAACTCCTGTAAGGTCTTTGACGGCTGGTGGGTTTTCTACGAGCACCCCAACTACCGCGGGCGCCAGTACTTCCTGGAGAAGGGGGAATACCGCAAGCCTGGCGACTGGGGCGCTGTCAGCCCTACAATCCAGTCCTTCAGGCGCTTCACTGAATGA